From Rhinolophus ferrumequinum isolate MPI-CBG mRhiFer1 chromosome 3 unlocalized genomic scaffold, mRhiFer1_v1.p scaffold_36_arrow_ctg1_4, whole genome shotgun sequence, one genomic window encodes:
- the PRR18 gene encoding proline-rich protein 18, with protein MPRRLGGSMPFPPPPAAAPGVPAARPPPRRASAPRKAAAPACALSGPSPPAAAGDKKRPPERPEALLSRSWPSATLKRPPARRAPGPVPPRTPALAASGRPHAPDTAGAGDSRAGPAASGPGPDAAVRFSLSLTPEAVLVIQKRHLEKQLLARPRRPLPSPSADARRLLAPGPRARAAGPRSGGDPGGLDARLPGVPLLPGGLQAPDPGLRPTDLRRLLKVSLLNDRHKYDDVEYEEEAATVDEGLVRKCTEWLRGVESAAATRDRTGPLDTLPHLSTL; from the coding sequence ATGCCCCGCCGGCTCGGTGGCAGCATGCCTTTCCCACCGCCGCCCGCCGCGGCCCCAGGGGTCCCTGCCGCGCGCCCGCCGCCCCGCAGGGCCAGCGCCCCCCGGAAGGCGGCGGCGCCCGCCTGCGCCCTGTCGGGGCCCTCGCCGCCCGCCGCGGCCGGGGACAAGAAGAGGCCCCCGGAGCGGCCCGAGGCGCTGCTGTCCCGCTCCTGGCCCTCGGCCACCCTGAAGAGGCCACCGGCCCGCCGCGCCCCCGGCCCGGTTCCTCCGCGTACCCCGGCTCTGGCCGCGTCCGGCCGCCCGCACGCCCCGGATACGGCTGGCGCCGGGGACAGCCGCGCGGGACCCGCCGCCTCGGGGCCGGGGCCAGACGCCGCCGTGCGCTTCTCGCTGAGCCTCACCCCCGAGGCCGTCCTGGTCATCCAGAAGCGCCATCTCGAGAAGCAGCTGCTGGCGCGGCCCCGCCGGCCGCTCCCCTCGCCCTCGGCGGACGCCCGGCGCCTGCTCGCCCCCGGCCCCCGGGCCAGGGCCGCGGGCCCGCGGAGTGGCGGCGACCCGGGAGGCCTGGACGCTCGCCTGCCCGGCGTCCCGCTCCTGCCCGGCGGCCTGCAGGCCCCCGACCCCGGCCTGCGGCCCACCGACCTGCGCCGGCTGCTCAAGGTGTCGCTGCTCAACGATCGGCACAAATATGACGACGTGGAGTACGAGGAGGAGGCCGCGACCGTGGACGAGGGCCTGGTCCGCAAGTGCACCGAGTGGCTGCGCGGCGTGGAGTCGGCGGCCGCGACGCGTGACCGCACCGGGCCCCT